CTATTTTCACCTCGGTTCGAACTTTTTCATAGTAGTCAACTTCACTCTTGAGTAAATTAATCTCTGCTAAACTATAACCGGCTTCCTCTAATTCGTTTGCAATATTTGCAAATGCACGGATAAATGCCGCCGTCAATTTGTATAGAGCAAGACGCTTCGGTTCATTTTCTTTAAGCTGTTCAGAATTTCCGGAGTCCTTAGCGCAAAAATAATGCATATAGGCAGGCGTGTCTTTTGGCGGTTCTACCGGTTCGCAAAGGCTCTTAATAGACTCTCTTGCCTGTTCCAGACGTTCCTTTGCCGTGCTTAATCTATCCTGTAACAATCCTGCCACATCAGCTTTGTCATACCCCGCCAACGCCTCGGCAGTGTAGTCAGTCACAGATTTTTCCAAATGTTTGAAGAGATCTTTGTAGTCGATGATGTAGCCATATTCTTTATCATCTCCATCGAGGCGGTTAACTCGGCAAATGGCCTGGAAGAGGCCGTGGTCATGCATTTGCTTATCGATGTAGAGATAAGTGGCTGAAGGAGCATCAAAACCTGTTAGCAGCTTATCTACAACGATTAGTAGTTTCATTTGACCTGGCTCATCAACAAATTTCTTCTTTACTGCTTTTTCAAAAGCATCCGGATCTTGACCCGCTAGCATCTTGTTATAGATCTCATACTGACGTAGTTTTTCGGTCATTCCTTCGCCGGATTCTTCCCCCTTTATGTCTGCCGGGGATGGTTTATAAGACGTCACAATTGCACATTTGCCGCCCAAATCCGTTTTGTCAAAGAGTTCATAAAACTTGCAGGCGGAAAAAATGCTATCGCAAACAAGCATGGCATTGCCGCGTCCGCTGATTAAACGATCTCGCGTTTCCATATCCAAAAGTATGTCAGCAACGATTTTTTCAAGCCTCGACTGGCTTGAAAGGACTTTTCGAAGAGTTCCCCATCGTTTCTTAAGCTGTGCTTTGGCAAGATCAGTTAAATTTTTGGTTTTCGATGTAAACCAGAGATCAATTTTTTCTTGTGAAGTGATTTTTTGGTCAATGTCACGGGCCTCATAACGCAAATCCAGAACAACACCGTCTTCGACAGCCTCATTAAATTTATAGGTGTGGATGTAAGGACCAAAAATCTCGATACTTCTTTGCTTATCGGCTTTGAGCAATGGTGTTCCGGTAAAACCAAGAAAGAGGGCGTTTGGTAAAAACGCTTTCATAGCCTTATGCAAATCGCCTGATTGAGTCCGGTGACACTCGTCAACGAACACGAAGAGATTGCCTTTTGCTTGGAAGTTTGATGGAATAGCCCTCTTCATTTCCTCGATAAATTTCTTAATGTCTGTCCCATTTTCCTCTTCGTCCTTACCGCCGAATTTGTGAATCAGCGAACAAACGAGCCAGGGCGTTGTCTCATTTAAAGTTGAGAGCAAATCGGCACCGCTTTTGGTTCGATAGATCTTCTCATTAACTCCTTTAAAGGTCTTTTCGATTTGCTCATCTAATTCTTTGCGGTCGGTGATAATAAGAACCCTAGCGTCTGTAATATTCTCTCGAATCCATTTGGCGAGCCAAACCATCGTTAAACTTTTTCCGGAACCTTGCGTGTGCCAAATGATGCCGCCTTCTTGCCTCTTTAAATATTCCTGTGCTGCACGGATTCCAAAATATTGATTGGGACGGCACAGCTTTTTTATACCGGCATCAAAGACAATGTAGTCGTGAATAAGCTCTAAAAATCTAGCTTTGTTGCAAATTTGAGAGATGTGGCGATCAAGCGTATTTGAGATAGAACTCTCTTCTTTCCATGTCAGGTAATATTTTTCCGGGGTTTCAATAGTTCCATAGCGAAGTCCTTCAGTGTCGTTGCCCGCCATGACCAATTGAATCGTTGAGAAAAAATGCTGAATAAAGATCGATTTCTGATTATCTAAATTTTGACGAATTCCTTCAGAGACTGACACGGTAGAGCGCTTAAGCTCAATGACCCCTAAAGCAATACCGTTGACATATATAACAACATCAGGGCGTTTTGTATGTGATTTTGAATCAACTCCTTTGACGGTGACCTCTTCGGCGATTGCAAAGTCATTGTTTTCAGGATTGTTCCAGTCTATTAAATGGATCGTTTGAGTATTTTCACCTACTTCCGGGCGTACATTTACGCCATAACGCAGCAACTCATAAACGTCTTTATTTCTGTCATAAGAGCTCTTACTCTTATCATCTGCCGCTTTGCTAATGAGGTGGATTGCGCGCTTTATCAAAACATCTTCGTATCCCTGCTTTTGCAGATATTTTAGCAGCAGTTCCTCCTCAATATTTCGGTTCCCTGCTTCATCAATCCAATTTCCAAGGTAACGATATCCCAGCTCATTGCGAAATAGTTGAATAACTCTCTGTTGAGTGATTTCCTCATTGTGACCAACATTCTTCATGTTAACCGAATCCTTCCTGTAAGCAGCTCCTGCATCATGCCTTGTTTGAGCTTTCGAGCTTTATTTAGTTGCTGTTCGAGGGTAGAAATTTCGATGTCCATGTCGGAAAGAACTTTTGCAATAGCTTTTTGTTCTTCAATTGCTGGTATTAGTATTTCAATTGATTTTATGATATCGCCACTAAGATTAGGCTGCCCACCTTGTGTATAAATGTTTATTAACCATTTTTTTTTCAGCTCGAAATAGTGAAATAAAAAATCAACCTGATCATATTTAGGAATAATAGCGAGTATTGCTTGGTTGATAGCTGCATCGATTCGTGTAATTGCAGTCACCCCAGCAGTAGCACCGTATAGAGCAATTAACAAAGTTCCTTTTTTCACCATTTTTGCAGCGGAATTATTCAGACCTAAAGTAGTAATTTTCCCTTTTACATTTTTGATATATCGTTGATTAAGATCACCTGATGTAATCCAAAAAATATCGCCATTATAGTAATGGGAATTCGATGTTAAAGGTGTCCCTCCAGAATAGCAATCCGCAATTTCACCTAATTGTTTCTTTTTCCATTCGCCGATAAATCCCTGAAGGCGTTGCTTGCCAGTGAGTAACTGTTGCATGGTGGCTAGCTTGATATTGCGCTTCTTGGCAATAAGTTCATCAAGGCTGGTAATTAGTGAATCGATATCAGAGAGAGTATTGGCTATGGAAGTTTGTTCACATATTGGAGGCAATGTAACTTCAATGCTCCGAAGATTATTTTTTGAAATTCCATAGACAGAAATGCCAGTGGCAAGTCTAACCATATCAGCTCGAAAAGAAGGTATGTATTGAATATATCTTTTAAAACCATCTGCAACGATCTTTTTATTACCTCTGAGTAGAAAAGTATGTAAACCAGCTACTATTTTTTTATTATTGAGATTTGCGATTTCAAGGCTTTTCCCAATCCCTTCATAATCTTCCGATGCGTCTGCTATTATAAGATCTCCCTCTTCAAGAAAAGGAAGATTTTTCACTTTTTTTTGATGGATGCAAGGTATTGATTTTTTTGAACAATCTAAAAATGATGATGAGCTTCCATGAATATCTCCATAATGGATATACCCAATCTCACCATAGTCGGAAAGATCACTCCTTGGATTATTTGCAGTGCTCAAAAACTGAAATACCTCTCCTATGCGTATTGACTTCCACTTATCACTAAATTCAGTGAAACTATGCTTATCATTAAGAGTACGTTCTTCATTAAGAGTACGTTCTATAGAATTCTCTTTGACCTCGAGGTTATCAATGAGGATATTGGCCTTTTCTGTTATTGGCATACATTACCTAAATAACTAAATATTAATTTGTTAAATAAAATACTCAAAGAATGGCACTTTTTTATGCATGAGAAATAAGATATGCACAAAAAACGAGCAAAACGTGTGCACGAGACATAAAACATGCACAAGAAATAACGATTTCGTGTGCATAATGGATTTAAATATTCACCTTTTAGGCTCAAAAAAGCGGTCATATTTCCCTATCTCCTCGGGAAGCTCGGCCGGCATTAGCTAAAAGATCGAATAAAGCCGAATTGAGATAAAAATTTTCTTTGCCAAGCTTATGTTTGCTCAGCAATCCAATCCGAACTAATTCCTCTAGATATTTAACCGCCGTATTGCGATGGATTTGCAACTCTTGCATGACGAAATCGATTTTAGTGTAGGGGTGTCTAAAAAGATTATTTAATAGATCCTGGGTATAAATCTTAGGGAGCTCACTGCGAAGCTTATGCTTTTGATGGAGCATTAAGTCTCTCATTCCAAGAATAAGACTTACCGTTTGACGCGAGGTTAGCTCTATGCCTTCTAACATGTATAAAACCCAGGGCTCCCAAGAACCGGTATCACGTACCGCTTGAAGCAAACGGTAATAATCATTCTTATTTTGATTTATATAGCGTGAAAGGTAGAGAACTGGAGTATCTAGCAGCCCTTGCTTTACCAGATAAAGAATATTGATGATACGGCCTGTTCGTCCGTTGCCGTCGTAAAATGGATGAATACTTTCAAATTGGTGGTGAATAATCGCCATTTTGATGAGAGGGTCAGCATCGTTGAGAGTATCGTCGTTAATGAATTGCTCTAAGTTATTCATTAAGGTGCGAATTAGACCTTCATCTTGAGGCGGGGTATAGACAACTACACCTGTTTGGTCATTTTTTAGCATCGTTCCGGGGATCTTGCGAAAACCAGCACCGTTTTCTACAAGAGCCTGTTGAATCTCCAGGATGTGATTATTTACCAGAAGTCCGGTTTTTTTAACCTGCTGATATCCATTTTGAAGGGCAGCCGCATAGCTATACACTTCCTTGGCTGCAAAATTCGCAAATTGTTTCGTGGTAACGTCGCTTTTATACAACTCATCATGAGTTGTGATGATGTTTTCAATAGCCGAGCTATCTTTAGCTTCTTGCAAGGATAGGGTACTAATCAAAATGCTTTGATTGGGTATCACTCCGCTCACACCCTTTAATTCTGCAAGGGCTTGATGGGCTTTCATTAGCTTTTTTAGAATGGGCTTCGTTTCTAATTCAATGTTCAGTGGGAGACTTGGAATGGAATAACTCATGAAACAACTCCTTCACATTTCGATGTCACAGATTCCCAATCAAAACCCATTCTTCTCAAATGGTCCTCAACTTTAAGTTTGTAGCTTTCGACCTCTTGTTCAATTGTAGGTAGGGGGGTTGCATAACGCTCGGCTAGCTCATTAATTCTGCCGGATAAAAACTGCGAAACACGATTCATTTCCGTTTGAACATCATTGGACAATACTGTTAACCATTTATCCTCAATTACAAGCGTTTTTATTTCATCTTCCGTAAGTTTTCCATATTGAGCGGCAACTCTAGCCATAAGTTCATCTTGTGCATTACTCAATTTCTTTTTCGCAATAGCCTCTTTTTCAATTAAATCAAGGTAGCTAGAGAGAATGGTGCGTTCATCTTCGGCATCGGGATCTCGTTTGATCGTGGCAAGTCGAGCTTTGAGGCTTACTTTTGTCACCTTATCTTTTTCATTCTTTGCATCTACTAAAAGCCCCTCATCTCCACCATGCTCCTCATCCAGCTCTTCCATTTGCTGGAGGAGTGAATTACAATCGGTTTCAAATTGCTCTAAGAGTCTTTGCTTTTCAGAGAAATAGCGAGCAATTACAAGAAAGGGGGGAATAAAATCTGCCTTGTATTTTTTCTTGCCGATGACCAAGTCTGCCTTTTCCTTATTTTTCTTATCTTTGTCTTCAACAATCAGTCTAAGCTTATTGGCACCACACCATCCATCGGCTACAATCATGTAAATGTCGTCTTGCATCGTTTCAGCCCAGTAGGTCATCAGATGTTGATAAACATCATAGGGGTCTAATAAACTTGCCTTTTGGAAAACTTCGAGCAAACTTTCAGAAAGATTTTTGATCAAAATTTTTGGATGGTCACTATTCGCGATATTTTTCAATCGGAGGATGTTGTGCTCCTTCCATTGTAGGAACAAAGCAGTGACACTCTTGCTAAAATGGATAAATTCTTCATGTCCAAAGATCGTAGAATTAATATCATCGAGTGCAATTTTGAGTTGATTGTAGCCAGGACGATTGGCGGGAGAGAAGAGAACTTCTCGCAGACTTGGGAACACCTTCCAGTATCGCTCTAATCCATTAATGTCGCGATCAGGAATACCCCCTTTCAAATGCCCTTCAATGTCCTGTAAATCCTCAGCTTCCGTGCTGTCAATATAACGAGGGATATTGAGGTTGTATGCATTCGCCTCGATTTCGGATAAAGGTACAAGACGAGAATATTTGGCAATGTTCTGCTGATTGTTAAACGTATCTACAATTTTATGGATATCTTGATCGCGTAGTCGATTTTTGTTGCCGTCTTTTATAAACCCCTTGCTTGCATCGATCATGAAGATGCCGTTGCGTGTGTCCGCCTGTTCCTTGTCGAGGATGATGATACAAGCAGGAATACCGGTTCCATAAAACAGGTTAGCTGGCA
The Estrella lausannensis DNA segment above includes these coding regions:
- a CDS encoding restriction endonuclease subunit S, giving the protein MPITEKANILIDNLEVKENSIERTLNEERTLNDKHSFTEFSDKWKSIRIGEVFQFLSTANNPRSDLSDYGEIGYIHYGDIHGSSSSFLDCSKKSIPCIHQKKVKNLPFLEEGDLIIADASEDYEGIGKSLEIANLNNKKIVAGLHTFLLRGNKKIVADGFKRYIQYIPSFRADMVRLATGISVYGISKNNLRSIEVTLPPICEQTSIANTLSDIDSLITSLDELIAKKRNIKLATMQQLLTGKQRLQGFIGEWKKKQLGEIADCYSGGTPLTSNSHYYNGDIFWITSGDLNQRYIKNVKGKITTLGLNNSAAKMVKKGTLLIALYGATAGVTAITRIDAAINQAILAIIPKYDQVDFLFHYFELKKKWLINIYTQGGQPNLSGDIIKSIEILIPAIEEQKAIAKVLSDMDIEISTLEQQLNKARKLKQGMMQELLTGRIRLT
- a CDS encoding type I restriction-modification system subunit M — translated: MAIKKSELYSSLWRSCDQLRGGMDASQYKDYVLVLLFIKYVSDRYAGQKDALIEVPPGGSFADMVTLKGDKEIGDKLNKIIGRLAEANELKGVIDVADFNDADKLGKGKEMVDRLSDLIATFNTPDLDFRNNRADGDDILGDAYEYLMRHFATESGKSKGQFYTPAEVSRIMAKVIGVSSAKSADQTIYDPTCGSGSLLLKAHDEARSNTGLDLALYGQENDNATAALAKMNMILHHCPTAEVWKDNVLSNPYFKQPNGGLKTFDFVVSNPPFSTKAWSHGFDPYNDTYNRFNYGIPPTKNGDYAFLLHVLASLKSTGKGAIILPHGVLFRGNAEAAIREQLIKRGFIKGIIGLPANLFYGTGIPACIIILDKEQADTRNGIFMIDASKGFIKDGNKNRLRDQDIHKIVDTFNNQQNIAKYSRLVPLSEIEANAYNLNIPRYIDSTEAEDLQDIEGHLKGGIPDRDINGLERYWKVFPSLREVLFSPANRPGYNQLKIALDDINSTIFGHEEFIHFSKSVTALFLQWKEHNILRLKNIANSDHPKILIKNLSESLLEVFQKASLLDPYDVYQHLMTYWAETMQDDIYMIVADGWCGANKLRLIVEDKDKKNKEKADLVIGKKKYKADFIPPFLVIARYFSEKQRLLEQFETDCNSLLQQMEELDEEHGGDEGLLVDAKNEKDKVTKVSLKARLATIKRDPDAEDERTILSSYLDLIEKEAIAKKKLSNAQDELMARVAAQYGKLTEDEIKTLVIEDKWLTVLSNDVQTEMNRVSQFLSGRINELAERYATPLPTIEQEVESYKLKVEDHLRRMGFDWESVTSKCEGVVS
- a CDS encoding Fic family protein → MSYSIPSLPLNIELETKPILKKLMKAHQALAELKGVSGVIPNQSILISTLSLQEAKDSSAIENIITTHDELYKSDVTTKQFANFAAKEVYSYAAALQNGYQQVKKTGLLVNNHILEIQQALVENGAGFRKIPGTMLKNDQTGVVVYTPPQDEGLIRTLMNNLEQFINDDTLNDADPLIKMAIIHHQFESIHPFYDGNGRTGRIINILYLVKQGLLDTPVLYLSRYINQNKNDYYRLLQAVRDTGSWEPWVLYMLEGIELTSRQTVSLILGMRDLMLHQKHKLRSELPKIYTQDLLNNLFRHPYTKIDFVMQELQIHRNTAVKYLEELVRIGLLSKHKLGKENFYLNSALFDLLANAGRASRGDREI
- a CDS encoding type I restriction endonuclease subunit R, with the protein product MKNVGHNEEITQQRVIQLFRNELGYRYLGNWIDEAGNRNIEEELLLKYLQKQGYEDVLIKRAIHLISKAADDKSKSSYDRNKDVYELLRYGVNVRPEVGENTQTIHLIDWNNPENNDFAIAEEVTVKGVDSKSHTKRPDVVIYVNGIALGVIELKRSTVSVSEGIRQNLDNQKSIFIQHFFSTIQLVMAGNDTEGLRYGTIETPEKYYLTWKEESSISNTLDRHISQICNKARFLELIHDYIVFDAGIKKLCRPNQYFGIRAAQEYLKRQEGGIIWHTQGSGKSLTMVWLAKWIRENITDARVLIITDRKELDEQIEKTFKGVNEKIYRTKSGADLLSTLNETTPWLVCSLIHKFGGKDEEENGTDIKKFIEEMKRAIPSNFQAKGNLFVFVDECHRTQSGDLHKAMKAFLPNALFLGFTGTPLLKADKQRSIEIFGPYIHTYKFNEAVEDGVVLDLRYEARDIDQKITSQEKIDLWFTSKTKNLTDLAKAQLKKRWGTLRKVLSSQSRLEKIVADILLDMETRDRLISGRGNAMLVCDSIFSACKFYELFDKTDLGGKCAIVTSYKPSPADIKGEESGEGMTEKLRQYEIYNKMLAGQDPDAFEKAVKKKFVDEPGQMKLLIVVDKLLTGFDAPSATYLYIDKQMHDHGLFQAICRVNRLDGDDKEYGYIIDYKDLFKHLEKSVTDYTAEALAGYDKADVAGLLQDRLSTAKERLEQARESIKSLCEPVEPPKDTPAYMHYFCAKDSGNSEQLKENEPKRLALYKLTAAFIRAFANIANELEEAGYSLAEINLLKSEVDYYEKVRTEVKIASSDYIDLKMFEPAMRHLIDTYIRAEESEKISAFDDLSLIQLIVERGPDAVQSLPKGMQKKEAVAETIENNVRKLIIDEHPINPKYYEKMSELLSALIEQRRQQAIDYETYLAKVIELTKQVQNPANNANYPSSVNTAGQRALYDNLDESEEIALAVHEAVIKNRQDDWRNNRIKRIKVQNAIKGALTKRQGFMVREEPGTYMGESTDPHDALTSKILDIVQNQPEY